One part of the Nitrospira sp. genome encodes these proteins:
- a CDS encoding ferredoxin:thioredoxin reductase: MAEPSKESLEKMWKYVKGFAEKSGTSMHPNQAVTNAVVLGLATHIDELGKPLCPCNFYPDKQAEAKLRRWMCACDEMQIYKYCHCLLFVNEEGMPITEYLPEDHEGRQCYGLVPDPTPDKGRALRHKALPMATKDSSPPSPSDPSV, translated from the coding sequence ATGGCTGAGCCAAGCAAAGAAAGTCTCGAAAAGATGTGGAAGTATGTCAAAGGCTTTGCCGAGAAGAGCGGCACGAGTATGCACCCGAATCAGGCGGTCACGAATGCCGTCGTCCTGGGATTGGCCACGCACATCGACGAACTCGGCAAGCCGCTCTGCCCCTGCAATTTCTATCCGGACAAACAGGCCGAAGCCAAATTGCGGCGGTGGATGTGCGCGTGCGACGAGATGCAGATCTATAAATATTGCCACTGCCTGCTCTTCGTGAACGAAGAAGGCATGCCGATCACCGAGTACCTCCCCGAAGATCATGAAGGACGCCAATGTTACGGCCTCGTCCCTGATCCAACCCCGGACAAGGGCCGGGCCCTCCGGCACAAGGCGCTGCCGATGGCGACCAAGGACTCATCCCCGCCCTCCCCTTCGGACCCCTCGGTATAA
- a CDS encoding M28 family peptidase: MLAFLSTTAAGCLRTMEAIDPRTLPVTSPSARQLHAHVSFLASPELAGRQPGSAGNRQAARYIEEQFRTVGLQPLHSLGGYRQTISEWMGDNVIGVIPPVDHNGPTDWIVIGAHYDHLGYPFLGADDNASSIAILLETARSLVKPSRYGILLVGFNGEESPYFGTADMGSQFFFHHLPPEIGAADHLHAVIIMDLMGGTHWAPIKDAIFATGAEKSPEFYRHVIRTSVPSLTVLPVGIHLVEEIPDHGHKAFSDYDVFRNHHIPFLFLSAARSPRYHTAGDVASTLNYERMAATVEWLRHLLTEMGQDDTRYTFHPQRVEFADEVAAFRGIVEQAIQEDTRIPGTSRWSLRKLRQDVEWLQKLDRSAPTQEQLERLERISIRVQCLIADYSGCFTF; the protein is encoded by the coding sequence TTGCTTGCCTTCCTGTCCACGACCGCGGCCGGTTGTCTCCGCACCATGGAGGCCATCGACCCGCGAACTTTGCCGGTCACCAGTCCTTCCGCTCGGCAGCTCCATGCTCACGTGTCCTTCCTGGCAAGTCCCGAACTGGCCGGCCGCCAACCAGGTAGCGCGGGCAATCGGCAGGCTGCGCGCTACATCGAGGAGCAGTTCCGCACAGTCGGGCTACAACCACTTCACTCCCTGGGCGGCTATAGACAGACGATTTCGGAATGGATGGGCGATAACGTCATCGGGGTCATCCCGCCAGTTGACCACAACGGCCCCACAGACTGGATTGTGATCGGCGCCCATTACGACCATCTGGGCTATCCCTTTCTCGGAGCCGACGACAACGCGTCCTCCATTGCCATCCTGCTCGAAACAGCCCGCAGCCTAGTCAAGCCCTCCCGCTACGGTATCCTGCTCGTGGGGTTCAACGGCGAGGAGTCTCCATATTTTGGTACGGCCGACATGGGATCGCAGTTTTTCTTTCATCACCTGCCGCCGGAAATCGGCGCGGCAGACCATCTTCACGCCGTGATCATCATGGATCTGATGGGAGGCACGCACTGGGCCCCCATCAAGGATGCGATTTTTGCCACAGGAGCGGAGAAAAGCCCGGAGTTTTACAGGCACGTCATCCGCACGTCGGTGCCTTCCCTGACCGTGCTCCCCGTCGGGATCCACCTCGTCGAGGAAATCCCTGATCACGGACACAAGGCCTTCAGTGACTACGACGTGTTCCGCAACCACCACATCCCGTTCCTGTTTCTCTCGGCCGCGCGCTCGCCCCGTTATCACACCGCAGGCGACGTCGCCAGCACGCTCAACTATGAACGCATGGCCGCCACGGTCGAGTGGCTCAGGCATCTGCTCACCGAGATGGGGCAGGACGACACGCGGTATACCTTCCACCCCCAACGAGTGGAATTCGCCGATGAGGTGGCCGCATTTCGTGGCATCGTCGAGCAGGCCATTCAGGAAGACACGCGTATTCCCGGCACATCACGCTGGTCGTTGAGGAAATTGCGGCAGGATGTGGAGTGGTTGCAGAAATTGGATAGGTCCGCGCCTACGCAGGAACAGCTGGAGCGGTTGGAACGGATTTCGATTCGCGTGCAGTGCCTCATCGCCGACTATTCGGGCTGCTTCACCTTCTAA
- a CDS encoding YggU family protein, with protein MPSADQIVRTTPEGAVIAVHVQPKASRTECVGVHGHAVKIRVAAPPSDGAANEELCRFLSRLCGVPTSAVGIVSGAGSRQKRVLVKGRSAEQVRAQLQLD; from the coding sequence ATTCCATCAGCAGACCAGATCGTTCGCACCACGCCTGAGGGTGCCGTCATCGCGGTGCATGTCCAGCCAAAGGCGTCGCGTACTGAATGTGTCGGCGTTCACGGTCATGCGGTGAAGATTCGTGTGGCGGCGCCGCCGTCTGATGGGGCGGCCAACGAAGAATTGTGCCGATTTCTTTCCCGGCTGTGTGGCGTGCCGACGAGTGCGGTGGGAATCGTGAGCGGGGCGGGAAGCCGGCAGAAACGCGTTCTTGTGAAGGGCCGTTCCGCGGAACAGGTGCGTGCACAGCTCCAACTCGACTGA